From Pararhizobium sp. A13:
AAGGATCAGCAGGCGATCCTGCTCGACATGTACGTGCCGCAGGAAGAGCTCGACGCTGCCTATAACAAGGACCGCCAGCGTTTTGTAGAGGCTCTGGTGAAGCTTGGCGTGACGGAGCCGACGCCGGACGGTAGTGCGCAAAGCATGCTGGCGCCGGGGAATGCGGAACTCGTCACCTATTTCGGTGACAAATATGAGGACGAACTCGACTTCGAAGCTTTAGCGGCGGAATTCGACATGAAGCCGGACGAGTTTTCCGCGACGATCAAGCGGGTCGAGGATGTCGATGTCCTGCGGCTGGGACTCGATTGGGTGACGACGCTGGAAGCGGGCGGCACCATCCCGCGGGCCGAGGTAGAGCAGCAATTCCCGCTGCTTCTGTCGCCGCTGATGCAACTGAAGGCGCTCGATACGACAACGGTCAAGGTTGCAGCGACGGCCCAGACCCAGGAGGTGGCCGGTCAGACGGCACAGCAGACCCCCGTCAAAGCTGAGACGATTGCGCAGGCAACACCGGCCTATCGCCAGGATAAGCCGACCGAAGGCAAGCTGGAACTCGCGCTCCAGGTCGCTTCGACGACGGCCAAGGTTGGCGATCAGCTGTCTTTCGAGCTGAGCTCCAACAAGGCCTGCGAACTGCAGGTGCTCTATGTCGAGGAGACAGGTAATGTCGAGGTCATACCGGATGCGATGATCGGCAATACGACATTGCAGGCCGGCGAGAAGCGCCAGATCCCGCAGCCAGGCACCGGCAACCTCACCTTTGACACACCGGCACCCGCCGAGACGATGATCGCCTTTTGTCGTCAGGGTGGTCTTGGCGACCAGAAGTTGACGGTGGAACGGGCACGCCAGCTGGTGGCAGAGTCGCATCTGCCACCGACGCGCGGGCTCGCCATCAACCTGGCGAAGAAGGCCGAGGATGACAAGGGCGCAAGCGGCCTGCAGGTCGTGACGTTCGAAATCAAGCAATGACGGAACGCCCGGCTGCCATCGGCGGCCGGTCGACGGTCCACAACAGCATGGAATGGCATGGAGAACACGATGAGGATGCTGATTGTCACATCTCTGCTGGCCTTGTTTTCCGCTGGCCCCGCTTCGGCGGCATGCGATGCATTGGCACAGGTTGCCGATGCGACCAATGCAGGAGACGAGGCGCGAGCCAAGCAGATCGCTGGCGGCCAGACGCCGGGCTGCACGGCGGATGACAAGGCGATGATCAGCCGCGTGGCAGCGCTCGCGTCGTTCAACCGGATCGTCGGCGCCGTCGGGCAGGGCGCCAATCTGGCTGATTTCGAGCCGGAACTCGAAACGATCCGCACGAGCAATGCGGCACCCTGGCAGGTCTTCGACGCGCTGGGCGACATCAATCGCGACCGCCGGGACTATGAGGCCGCAGCGCGTTATTACCAGCTGGCGCTGGAGGACGCGTCGAACGAGGTGCTGACGCCCGGCTGGATGGCCCCGGACGCAAAATACATTGCCCGGCTCGATCGTATGGCGACCGAAATGCGACTGGCGGCGCCGCGGCCCGTGAAACTTGCTATGCGCGGTGCCTGCAAGATCAGTTATCGCGGCGTTTCGCTGAAGAAGAAATCGACACCGGTGCGCTACGTTTTCGGCACCGCAGAATTCACGCCGGAGGGGCTGGAATCGGCCAAGGACCTTTCCGAATGCCTCAAATCCGTGAAGCCGAAGGCGATTACGCTGATCGGTCATACGGACCCTATTGGAGGTGCCGAGGCCAACCGCGCGCTGTCACTGGAGCGTGCCGAGGCGTTGGGGCAATATCTCGCCGCCGAAGGCTATGCCGGAGAATGGAAAACGGTGGGCAAGGGCGAGGACGAGCCCTTCAAGGCGGACGATGCCAGCGCCTATGACGAGGAGACGTTGAACCAGATGCACCGGCGCGTCGAAGTCGATGTGGAGAACTGAGTGATGCTGCGTGGTTTGCTTCTTTCCCTCCTTATCTCCGCTGCGCCGCTCAGTGCCGCTTCGGCGAAAACCTATGCCCT
This genomic window contains:
- a CDS encoding OmpA family protein, whose translation is MRMLIVTSLLALFSAGPASAACDALAQVADATNAGDEARAKQIAGGQTPGCTADDKAMISRVAALASFNRIVGAVGQGANLADFEPELETIRTSNAAPWQVFDALGDINRDRRDYEAAARYYQLALEDASNEVLTPGWMAPDAKYIARLDRMATEMRLAAPRPVKLAMRGACKISYRGVSLKKKSTPVRYVFGTAEFTPEGLESAKDLSECLKSVKPKAITLIGHTDPIGGAEANRALSLERAEALGQYLAAEGYAGEWKTVGKGEDEPFKADDASAYDEETLNQMHRRVEVDVEN